The following is a genomic window from Sulfuricurvum sp..
AGCATATATAATATAATGTATATAGACTTCAATAATTTCAGTGAGTTTAAATTTGATTATCATAATGATGAAATCCATTTAAAACATTATATTGCTTTTTTTTTAGGAAGTGAGCTTTCAAAAATATTATATGAATATAAGTTTCCAAAATTTGATGCACAAAAACTACAATCTCAACCATATAAAATTTTCGAGTGCCATGATATCGTATCATCTTCTTCTAACTACACTGAAAATGATATAGTAAAAATTTCAAACTCTTTAACTAAATATGAGTACATACAACTTATACATGATATAGATATTTCCTCTTTTAAGGACTATGAACTCATTGCTATAGCCTATCATAATTGTGAAAATATAAATCATATTTTTCAAATTAGCACAGAAAAAGAATCTATATCATACAAAACAGTAGGGGTGCAATATTTTGTAGAAACACTTAATAAACCTATAAGAATTGATTCTTCCACTACCATTTCTGTGCCTAAGAATAATTTTGCTGATATCAAACCTTTAATGAATAGAAATGATCAAACAGACTTTACTAATAAGTTTTCTGGAGTTTATCTATCTTATTTACTGTTTAAATTAAAAAATAATCATATTTCTGTATCAACAAAACAAATGCAAATCAAAAATGATATAACGTTTTTAATGGAAGAGAGTGTAAAAAAAATCCCTATAATGTTTGACGAGTTAATAGTAAAAAATTCAAATGATAAAGTTGATATAATAAGAGAAGCAGCACTAGCTGTAGAAAAAATCAATCTGAAACTTGCTTATGATTTAATGATGATTGCCCATCAATTAAGACCTAATGGTCCTTTCATCAAAATCAAATTAGATGAGTATCGAATGCAATTAAGTTGATTAATGTTAGTTATTACTTACAAACACCGTAAAAATAAAACTTCCCTTAACTTTTAGTAATCACAACAATCGTTTCGTTACCTATCACGCTTTCTCAATAACTATCGTAACTGATTAATCTTTAACACAAACTCCACTTCTGCTTTGGATAATCGTAGCTCTTTGGCGATACCATCAACATCCATCCCTTGATTGTATCGGCTCACCACTTTTTCATCATCCAATCCACTGATTGAACTTGGGAGGGATAAATTTCGGATACGCTCTTCGAGGTAACGAAGACGATTTTCTGTTTTCTCTTTGTAGGCACTAAACGTCCCCTCAATGTGTCCCAAAGATTCCATAATCGGAATTGAAATTTCATTCATGTTATCCGATGCATGTGCATGATTTGAGTTGATAGCTACATTCTCTTGCAAGGATGCAATCAACTCCATCTCCGCACTCAAACGCTTATCCACTTTATAGAGCTCGCGATGAAGCTCTTCAACTGCATGAGCGATAGAGCGAAGTTTTGCAGTCGTTTCATTCTCCCTATTGATCGAATAATAAATCAACCCCAAGACCAGAGCAGCAATAGCTATAAGTATTATCTCTATCCCTATACTCATTCGAATCCCTTTAGATGTCGAATCATAGCCCGCTCACGCGCTGTCATATAAATACTCCATTCATTTTCATCTTTCACGTGCATACGGATAATTTTAGCTAACGTTGGGGAGATGGCTTCAAAAAATATCGGTGTTTCATGACGTGGCAGTACCGGTAATTCAACTCTGCCATAATAGTGTTTGGCTGGATCTAATAACGGTTCAGAAAGTTCAAAATATTCTAAACCTATTTTTTCAATCATACCGGTTTGTTGCAGTTTTATCCTCTCCGGTGTTTGATTTAAAATCAGTTTTTCCAAACGATCCATTTTACGATAAAGCTCAACGATAAGATGGAGCGTTACAGGATCGCTATCGCTGGTTTCCCCTTTTGCGCGCGCCGTACGAAGCCATTGCCCTATTGCATCATCGTCATGTTCACTGATTGTATTAAACTCTTTTTCAAACATATCTACATTACTCTCTAAGGAGCTAAATACAATATCAATCGATGCGTTCACAAGCCGTACATTATTATTCATACCAATACCTTATCTAAAATTACACATCCAAAAAAGACAAAACCCAAATAGCCGTTAACGGTAAAAAAAGCACGATCGATCTTTGTAAAATCGAGCCGAACCAAATAGTGCTCATATCCTAACATAAGTATCGATAAAAAAACACCACCCCATACGCTTAATCCCAAGTGTGCTTCATAAACAAACAATCCCCAAAATACAATTGTCAATAAATGGAATAGAAAAGAGATTTTTAGTGTAGCACCACTGCCGTATTTTGAGGGGATTGAGTGAAGTTTATTGGTTTTATCAAACTCCATATCTTGCAGGGAATAAAGCAGATCAAATCCTGCTACCCAAAACATAACCCCGATACTGAGCCAAAGTGACCATAGCGGAACAGAGGATAAAACAGCGATAGCCCCCGCCATCGGAGCCAATCCCAACGATATCCCCAAAACGATATGCGCCATTGAGCTAAACCGTTTAAAATAGGAGTAACTGAGCAAAACGATAAGAACCGGTACACTTAGATAAAATGCCATCTCATTCACCATATAGGTTACCCCGATAAATACCAATGCATTAACCAATGTAAAAATTGCGATAGAACTCCCCTCTAATCGCCCATCAACACTCGGTCGGTTGGCAGTACGGGGGTTGTGAACATCATAGGCACGGTCTACATAGCGATTAAACCCCATCGCCGTATTACGTGCACTGATTGCCGCTAATGCCCCTAAAATAAGTAATTTAAATCCAAACCATCCATTCGCCGCAACGATCATAGCGATAAAAATAAACGGGAGAGAAAAAACACTGTGTTGAAACATCACCAACTCATTAAAATCTCTCAACCGTTTCGCAATTCTTTTCACACGTACCCTTTATTTCGCTTAATAGCTTTTATTTTATCGTAAAATCACTTTGTCCTTATAAAAAAGCCTACTTATGAGCCTACTGCTGAAGTAAACCTAGTGTTAACATAGTCAATCGGAATTTTATTCCGATAGCGTTACCTCCTCTAGAGGTTCTCGTGCCCTATAGGGTATAATATAAATATGAAACAATTAGCGATTATCGGCTCAACTGCCTCAGGGAAAAGTGATTTAGCACTCTCACTTGCTCACAAACACAATGCCATTATCCTCTCCATCGATTCGCTCAGTATCTACCGTGAAATCGACATTGCATCGGCAAAACCTTCCAAAGAAGAGCTCGCAAGCGTCTATCATTTTGGAATCGATGTTTTAAAGCCCGATGTAAATGCCACCGTATTTACCTTTATCGACGAATACCACCGTGCAGTAAGTTATGCCCATGCCCACTCTAAAAATCTCATTATCGTCGGCGGGAGCAGTTTTTATCTCAAAAGTATGGTTGATGGACTCTCCTATGTCCCCCCTATTACGGATGAGACAAAAGAGAACGCATCAGTGATGCTTCATAATCTTTTCGACACCTATCAATTTCTTGCAGATATCGATCCGATCAGCATGGATAAAATTACCCCTACAGATGCGTACAGAATCGAAAAAATGCTCCATCTTTATCTCCAAACCTCTACTCCACCCTCTCTATGGTTTAAAGAGCATCCTCCGCAACCGATTATTCACGAGTGCCCTATCCTCAATATAGAGAGCGAACGTTCCTATTTACGTGAACGGATTGGATTGCGTACCCATAAAATGGTTTGTAACGACTTGATCGATGAAGTGGCTGAGCTGGAGCGTCTGTATGGGAGAATTCCCAATAGTATGAAAGCGATTGGCATCATCGAAACATTAGAGTTTTTGGATGGCAAAATTACGAAAAATCAACTAATCGAGGATATTTCAACTCACACGGCTCAACTCGCCAAGCGTCAACAGACCTTTAATGCCCATCAGTTTAAAGAGGTGATAAACGGATCAGTGAAAGAGTTATACGATAGGGCTACAATAACCCTAATGCATCCTTAGCCAATTTTCCCCATGCCGAGTTTTTATCGGCTTTTATACTAGCATTAAAAGAGGAGCGCGCTTCGGTATTATTACCGAGTTTCATAGAGAGTGACCCCATCAAATAGTATTGGCGTGAACGTTTTTCATCGGAGAGCTTCACTCCGTTTAACCCTTTTAAAATTTCTAACGCCTCTTTATTTTTATCCTGATTAATCAACGATTGTGCCAACGTAAATTCAACAAATGGGGATTGTGTCGCTGTTTTAGTCCGTTTTTGTAATGCTATCACTTTTTGTCCGTAAGTTTGAACCATCGCTTCATCTTTACGGCTTAGCCCCAAACTCATCATTTGGGTATAACGTTCTATATCTTTAAAATCGCTCCCAAATACATTTTCACACTCTTTTATATACTGTACCATGTTTACGCTATCACCACTGCGTTGCGCACTGTCAAAAAGGATTCGATAAGCATCATTAAGGGGAGGATTTTGCTGAACACTTAACAATGCACTCAAGTCCCTCCCCCCTGAAAGTGCTTTTTTATATTCTCCAAGGGCAAAATTCATCTTTATCGACCGATAAAGCCATTGTTGACGCGTTGCCATATCTTTGGACTTGATATTTTTACTCACTAATTGTTCTGCAAGGGGAAATTTGCTCATTTTTAAAGCGCACTCAAATGTTAATCCATCCCACTCTGTCGGTAGCTTTATCTGATACATTTTATGCATCGACATTGCCTCTTCGCATTTGCTATTTTGTAAATTTTTCTTAGTTATCTCTATTGCACTTTTACCGATTAATCCGTTAGCATCCGGATAAGCAGTGGTATCGAGTTTATACAACTCATTCTCCATTTTCAATATCTCATCATATTTGCCCTGTTTAAAAAGTAATTGAGCTTTTTTATAAAGAGCTTTATTCCCTATCGAATCGTTTCCGTAACGTTCTATCAATTCATCGTATTTTTTGATACCACTAGTGTTATTCCCATCTTCTTTCTCAAAAAATAACCCATCTTTTTGTCGTTGTACTTCAGTTAAATACTCCCCATAAGGAAAAAGCTTTAGATATTCATTAAAGGCATCAAGTGCTTGATTTTTCTTCCCCGCTTCTGCGTATAAAATTCCTAAATTTTTTAGTAGTTTGCCATGCTCCGGAGATTTATGGTTCACACCTTCAATCAAGCTTTGGGTAATTTTTGCGGCAATAAGGTAATCTTTTCGTCCATCTAAAATATCAATCATTTCTAGTGATTCAGGAGTCACCTTTGTAAAATAGTGGGGATTTACGCGTGCAATTTTATCAATATAGTCACGCGCTTTTTCGGGGGTTTTCCCCCCTATCTCCATCTGCGCTAATTCAAATGCACAAGCAGAGGCTAAATCAACATCTTTCGTTCGAGAAAGTGCTTCTCGATAATATTTTGCCGCCTTAGTGGGGCTACCAACAACTTCGAGATGTTTTGCTTTATAATACATCCCTTTTTGGGCAAATAGCTCACTGGGATGTTCACTAAAGAGTCGGTCATAAAAATAATCCGAATCACTATTTTGTCCCATTTGACTGTAGGCATCTCCTGTGTACGCTAACACCTCAGCCATGTTCGGATCACCCGAATACTGACGTAAAAACTGTTTTGATAGTGGTAACAATCCTTCGTAATTTCCCATCGCATAGTAAGCACGGATTTGGTATAAAATCAATTCATTAGAAAAGATGGTTTTAGGATAATGTTTTAAGATGTCTTGAGCAATGTAAAGTACTTTTGTATAATCACTCGCAGCATACGCTTTTTTAAGATCCATGTATCCGTTAACATCTTCAACATTTTTCATCTTAATTGGATTGCCTTTAAGATCAAGTCCTCCTACATAAGGATATGACTCTTTAGCAAGCTTCATCGGAAGGTTAATACCATTAGATGAACGTTTTTCATTGGGAAGCATCGGAATGGTTTTACTATAGCCGATAATATTCCAATGGTTAACACCTTTTGCATTTGCTGTATAAATCTGAGAATCGTATCGAAGATCAAATCCAACCGGAAAAAGTGCTATTTTAGTTTTAGGGGTAATTATCAATATTGAGGCTGTTTTGGCTAATGTAAAATGGGGATTATTAATATTGGGAAGAGTAGATGAATCGTTCAATGTACATTCAATTCGACTAATTTGATCAAAATCATTTTTTGTTGAAACACAGTTGAAAGGTTTTGTATCACGCAGGTGCAAAATACTGTACGGTTCAGAAGACTCTTTACCGCTTTGGATAGAGATATCTAATGCGAATAAAGGGAGCCAAATGAACAGCAATAAAAAGCGTATCATTTGACCTCCTACAGGTATATATTAATACCCGCTATTATACACAAATAATGTAAGAACTTTAAGAAGTGGATTAACGGCAACCAAAGCGAAGATAGTTACTACCGCAGCAATACCGATAATGGTTTTTAATGATAATGAGGCATTCATTAAATAGTATTTTTGGTACTGTGGAATCGGATCTTTCATAAACATAAAGACAATCAGTTTAAGATAGTAGTACGCTGCAATAGCAGAGTTCAATGCCATAATCAGTGCCAATACAGTATATCCTCCGGTTACCGCTGAACCGATCATATACATTTTACCCAAAAAAAGTCCAAACGGAGGGATACCCGCAAGGGAGAGCATAAATAATCCCATCATCACGGCCGCCATTGGCATTGTATGAACAAGTCCCGCAAATTTCTCGTACGGATGGTCTGAACTTTGACCCGGAAGGAGGTTTTTTTGACGGCTTATCCATAACATAGCAAATGCTCCGAGATTGGTAAAGCTAAAAAGTGCCCAATACAAAAAGAGTCCTGTATTAGATTGGGTTGTACCGATCAAAATAGCCGCCATAACAAAACCGGCATGAGAGATTGAACTGTACGCCAACATACGTTTAACATCACTTTGTACCAATGCCCAAATATTCGATGCCGTCATAGTGACAACAACACCTACGTATAAAATTACTTGAAGCCATACAACACCGCTATGAACCAAAAATTCAAACAGACGCATTGCCACAACAAAAGCTGCAAGTTTAGGGACGATAGACATGTATCCTGCCAATGGCGCAGATGAGCCTTCATAAACGTCCGGTGTCCATGTGTGAAACGGTACCATTGAGAGTTTAAATCCAAATGCAGCAATCATGAAAACTACTGCAGTAAGGACGAAACCGATATTAACGTATTCATCTTTGGCTAGCGTTACGGCTATTTTGTTGATTTCAACTGAACCGGTAATCGCATACAAAATCATCGAACCGAATGCGAAAAAACCTGCAGCTAATGCACCCATAGTGAAATATTTTACCGCAGCTTCAAACGATTTAGATCGGTTATGCAATGCAATCATTGTGTACAATGCCAATGAAGCTGTTTCTAATCCAACGAAAATCAAAATCAAATTATCGGTTGCCACCATAAACTGAAAACCGGCAATCATAAATAAGAAAAGGGCAAAATACTCTGGATAGTGGTATTCATGGAAACGTTTTGAGGTTAATGCTAAAGGGATAAAAAGCATTGAACCACCCACGATAATAATCTGTGAGATGATAGCAAGCCCATCAATCAGCATCATATCAAACATACCGAGTACTGTACCGCTTTTAAGAAAGATTTGTCCGAAATCAATCACAGCGCCCAAATCAAGTAACAAAAATAATAAACTCACCATAACATAAAAAGAACGGTGAAGCCCCTCTTTGAGTAAGTCAATACATAAAATAGCCAAAGCACCTACAATAGCGATAAGCATTGGTGCCATAGTCGAAATATTTAGCGACGCGAGGGAGATAGTAGCCGGCTCTAACATTAGTGCGCCTCCTGTACAGAATTCATGCTATCCGATTGTGTTAAATTCGGAATACGTTTTTGTGCTTCGGGTGTTTGTGCTTTATCATGCATCAATTGTACGATTGCTTCAACACTATTATTAATTGGCTCTAGTACCGGTTTTGGATAGACACCCAACCAAATAGCAATGATAACCAATGGAATAAGACCGTAAAGCTCAGTACGATTTATATCTTTAAGGTTTTTATTCTCTTCCTTAGTAACCGGTCCAAAAAATGCTTTTTTATAGGCAGAGAGCATATAAATTGCCCCTACGATAATCGCTGTTCCCGCCACAAGGGTATAAGAGTGTGATTGTTTATAAAAACCGAGCAAACTCAAAAACTCTCCGACAAAGTTAATTGTTAACGGCAATCCGACCGATGCCATCATCATAATTCCAAAAATAGTTGCGTAGCGTGGCATTACTGATGCCAAACCGCCAAACTCCGACATCAGTTTGGTATGACGTCGATCATAAATAACTCCAACAAGCAAGAAGAGTGCTCCCGATACTACCCCGTGAGCAATCATTAAAAAGACTGAACCGCTGATCCCCTCAACATTAAGGGCGAAAGTTCCGAGGATAATAACCCCCATGTGCGATACAGAACTGTAGGCAACAACTTGTTTGATATCCTCTTGGGCGTATGCTACCATTGCGGTATAGACGATCATAATAATCGCCAATATGGCAATCGGAAACATAAACGCTACCGATGCATCCGGAAATAACGGCAATGAGAAACGGACAAACGCATAAGTTCCCATTTTAAGCAAGATAGCCGCAAGAATCACTGACCCGATAGTAGGTGCTTGACCGTGTGCGTATGGCAACCATGTATGGAACGGGAACATCGGAACTTTGATTGCAAACCCTAAGAAAAAGGCTGCAAAAAGCCACATTTGAAAATTAGCCGGCAAAATTAGGCGATACCACTCTAAAAGAGAGAAACTCCATTGACCTGTCGCTTGAAAGTAAAAATAGGCCATAAACAACATACCGACCAACATGACGAGCGATCCGGTAAACGTATAGAGGAAAAATTTGATCGACGCATAAATACGAAGCGGTCCACCCCATGCACCAATGATATACAACATCGGAATAAGAGAGAGCTCCCAAAAAACGTAAAATACGATTGCATCAAGTGCAGCGAAAACACCGACCATCGTCATCTCTAAAAAGAGTAACGTAATAATCAAATCTTTAATACGACGAGTCTCTGTTAAAGAAGCAATACCAATCATCGTGAAAAACGTTGAAAGGATAATGATAAACAGTGATATACCATCTATCCCGACAAGATAATTAATACCAAACGCTGAAATCAATGGAGCGCTCTCCATAAACTGCATCCCCGATGTCATCGGGTCATACATCTTCCACAGCCATAACGAGAGGAAAAACTCGACAGCCGCTACGGTAATACCGTATGCACGCGCGCTATCTTTGTGAACCACAAATCCAAGCATTGCTGCCAATGCCGGAAAGAAAATCAAAATCGATAAAATATGTTCTTGCATCAAATTCTCCTTACATTGCCCGCATAGTTACTGCGTTATAACCCGCAGTAAATGCAACAGCAAGTACCAATAAAACCACTAATCCGATAACCATCCAGCGTAGCATACTAGAGAGATTCCCATTTTGCATGGTATGTGTGTTTTCACCTGTTTGGTAAATGAGATTTGCAATCCCATCAACCGTTGCATCCACGATTTTCAAATCAAATTGTTTCCATGCAATCTTAGAGAGACGAAGATACGGTTTTGAAAATACTTCATCATAAATTTTTGGGATGTAGTATTGGTTAAATAACAATTGATAGAAAAAACCGGACTCTACTTTTTTATCTACTTTTACCGCTTTTGCGTATTTTTTATACGCATAGGTGATTGCACCGATTACAAACAGTTGTGTCCCGATAGTCATAATCCAAAATGTCATATGATTATGGATATGATAGGTCATAGCCGGCAAAAGCTCACTCACCATCAAATAATACGGGGTTTTAAATACCATCCCCGCAATAACGGCTAAAACAGCTAACGGTGCCATTGCGAAGAGCATAAAGTTATACGCTTCATGCGGATGGATACCGTGTTCGAGATGTCGCTCATCACCGTGGAAAATCAACGCAACAAGACGGAATGAATAGAACGCAGTCAATCCGGCAGTGAGCAACAAGACTGTATAAAGCACATAGTGTTGTTCAACAAATGCTACCTCTAGAATCAAATCTTTAGAGAAGAACCCTGCCAAAGGATAGATACCCGCTAACGCAACCGATGCGAGGGTCATGAGAATCCATGTCCATTTCATCGGTTTTTTCAATCCACCCATTTTAAACGGATCGAGTTCATCGTGCATCGCATGCATTACGTTACCTGCACCAAGGAACAACAACGCTTTGAAAAACGCATGCGCCATAAGGTGGAACAGTGCTACCCAATACGCGCCCAGCCCTGCGGCTACAAACATATATCCGAGTTGAGAGAGGGTAGAGTAAGCGATAATACGTTTCATATCACGGTTGACCAATGCCATGGTTGCGGCAAACATTGCCACAAATGCACCAAGTGATGCGATAACCATTCCCACTTCCGGAATCAAACCGTAAATAGGGTTTGCACGGACAACAAGATAAACTCCGGCAGTAACCATCGTCGCTGCGTGGATAAGAGCCGAAACCGGAGTAGGCCCTTCCATCGCATCAGCAAGCCATGTGTGAAGAGGAAACTGTGCCGATTTACCCATCGCTCCAATAAAGAGGAAGATACCGATCCACGTTACGATATGGATAGGGAGATTAACAATATTAGCAAATACTACATCGTATTGTAATGAACCGAGATTCCAATAAATCATAAAGATACCGATCAACATCGCCAAGTCGGCAATGCGGTTCATAATAAACGCTTCGTTTGCTGCCCATGTTGCTGTTTCTTTGTGATACCAGAAACCAATTAATCCCCATGAACAGAGACCAACTCCTTCCCATCCAATAAAAAGACCTAAGAAGTTGTCACTCATGACAAGTACCATCATAGAGAATACGAACGCTGAAAGCCATGAGAAAAAGCGGTTAAACCCTTTATCATGATCCATATAACCGATAGAATAAACGTGAACAACCGTAGAGACGACGCTCACAACCATCATCATGGTCACACTCACTTGATCGACGACGAATCCAAACGGAATATACAAATCTCCCGTTGCAATCCATGTCATCATCTCAACATGAACCGTATGCCCTGACATTACATAACCTAATAAAATAGCACTGCTTACGAACGAAACAAAAAGCAATCCTGACGCAACTACTCCGGTAAGGAGAGTTTTAGGTGAAGCGCTAAAAAGTGCTGAAAACAGTGAACCCACCAACGGAGCAAACAGTGCAATGTATAAATAAATTTCCATCTCTTATCCTCTCATCGATGTCATTTGATCAAGATCAATCTTGCCGGTACGTTTAAACCAAACGATTAATAGACCCAAACCAACCGCAACTTCTGATGCCGCTATAGCAATAATAAAAAAGGCAAAAAGTTGCCCGGTATAATCGCCGCGATAATGGGAAATTGCTGCCAATGCGACATTAACCGCATTAAGTAAAATTTCGGTAGCGAAAAAAAGCATCAGTAAATTTTTACGACGCATAACCCCAATCAAACCGATTGCAAATAAAACGGTTGAGAGAACCAGATAATGGGTAAGTGTTACTTCCATCAGTGTGCCTCCTCTATTGCTATTTCTTCTGTTGATGATGCAACCATCATCTCAATCTCATCTTCCGCCATAAGGGTTAATGAAGTATCCATTTTTTTACCTGCTAATACGATACCGGCAACCATAGCTACCAAGAGCATCACAGCGGCTAACTCAAACGGAACAAGATATTTTGTAAACAAAACCATCCCTACCGCTTGTGGATTACTTAAAGCAGGAGTGATAGGATACGCCGCTTGAAGATTGCCCGTAACAATCGGTGCAAGGACGATAAAGACCACCAATACTGCTGCCAAAGCGCCAAGAACGATAACAAAACGTGGATTGGTTCTTTTTTCAACAACATTTCGGGTAGTATCAAAGAACATCATCCCAAATGCATACAGTGCCATAACTGCACCGGTATAGACGATGATTTGTATCGCACCCAAAAAATCAGCACCCAAAATAAAGAAGAAAGCCGAAATAAAAATCATACCCGCCGCCATAGAGGTGAGGGCATACAGTGCTTGCGACGTCATCACCGTGATAGTAAACATCACGATGGTAAGCGCTGCAAACAGATAAAAAGCGATTGTTTCAAACATTCTTTTTCTCCTTAATACGCTAAAGGCGTTGATTTAACGCCCTCATTCGGGTTAATAGCACCAAAGCCCGGATACTCTTCTTGCTGACCTGAGGTTAACCAATCAAGCGGTGTGAGCATATCGTCTTTAATAACAAAGTGGGCACGTTGTTCGGAACCGTTTTCATAACGTTGTCCATGTACAATCGCCAGTTCAGGGCACACTTCGGCACAGTATCCGCAGAAAATACAACGACCAAGATTGATACTGTATTCACTAACCTCTTTACGGCTGTTCTCATCGATACGTGTCTCCATACGGATACAATCGGAGATACAGATTTTTTCACACAATCCGCATCCGATACAACGCTCATACCCTGATTCCCATAAACGCAACAGTTTGTGAACTGCACGATAACGTGGGCCGATAGGGAGTTTCTCTTTTGGGTATTGGACAGTGTGAATATCAAATTTAATCATCTCACGCATTACGACCCAAAGACCGACAAACAATTCACCTTTGAGTGAACGTTTAACTACTTGCTTGAATTTATCCCATCCTGTGGTTGGATACTCTTCAATATCGACGTAATAGTAGACTGACGACTCAGTTATATTACGATCATTTAATGGTTCTATATGCATCCATCCCTCCTTAAAACATCATCACAAGACCGGTGATCACAACATTGACCACGGCTATCGGCATTAACACTTTCCAGCACAACCACATCAACTGATCCGGTCGAATATCCGGCCACGCGGCACGTGTCCAGAGGAAAAAGAAGAAGAAAAATGACA
Proteins encoded in this region:
- the nuoL gene encoding NADH-quinone oxidoreductase subunit L → MEIYLYIALFAPLVGSLFSALFSASPKTLLTGVVASGLLFVSFVSSAILLGYVMSGHTVHVEMMTWIATGDLYIPFGFVVDQVSVTMMMVVSVVSTVVHVYSIGYMDHDKGFNRFFSWLSAFVFSMMVLVMSDNFLGLFIGWEGVGLCSWGLIGFWYHKETATWAANEAFIMNRIADLAMLIGIFMIYWNLGSLQYDVVFANIVNLPIHIVTWIGIFLFIGAMGKSAQFPLHTWLADAMEGPTPVSALIHAATMVTAGVYLVVRANPIYGLIPEVGMVIASLGAFVAMFAATMALVNRDMKRIIAYSTLSQLGYMFVAAGLGAYWVALFHLMAHAFFKALLFLGAGNVMHAMHDELDPFKMGGLKKPMKWTWILMTLASVALAGIYPLAGFFSKDLILEVAFVEQHYVLYTVLLLTAGLTAFYSFRLVALIFHGDERHLEHGIHPHEAYNFMLFAMAPLAVLAVIAGMVFKTPYYLMVSELLPAMTYHIHNHMTFWIMTIGTQLFVIGAITYAYKKYAKAVKVDKKVESGFFYQLLFNQYYIPKIYDEVFSKPYLRLSKIAWKQFDLKIVDATVDGIANLIYQTGENTHTMQNGNLSSMLRWMVIGLVVLLVLAVAFTAGYNAVTMRAM
- the nuoK gene encoding NADH-quinone oxidoreductase subunit NuoK codes for the protein MEVTLTHYLVLSTVLFAIGLIGVMRRKNLLMLFFATEILLNAVNVALAAISHYRGDYTGQLFAFFIIAIAASEVAVGLGLLIVWFKRTGKIDLDQMTSMRG
- a CDS encoding NADH-quinone oxidoreductase subunit J codes for the protein MFETIAFYLFAALTIVMFTITVMTSQALYALTSMAAGMIFISAFFFILGADFLGAIQIIVYTGAVMALYAFGMMFFDTTRNVVEKRTNPRFVIVLGALAAVLVVFIVLAPIVTGNLQAAYPITPALSNPQAVGMVLFTKYLVPFELAAVMLLVAMVAGIVLAGKKMDTSLTLMAEDEIEMMVASSTEEIAIEEAH
- the nuoI gene encoding NADH-quinone oxidoreductase subunit NuoI, with translation MHIEPLNDRNITESSVYYYVDIEEYPTTGWDKFKQVVKRSLKGELFVGLWVVMREMIKFDIHTVQYPKEKLPIGPRYRAVHKLLRLWESGYERCIGCGLCEKICISDCIRMETRIDENSRKEVSEYSINLGRCIFCGYCAEVCPELAIVHGQRYENGSEQRAHFVIKDDMLTPLDWLTSGQQEEYPGFGAINPNEGVKSTPLAY